Genomic window (Phragmites australis chromosome 21, lpPhrAust1.1, whole genome shotgun sequence):
TGAGTCATTCATAGGTGCTAAAGAGAAACTAAGCGGAAGAGAAATAAGTTAGCATTGACGTTAAGGGATATAGACATGGGTGCTAAGACTAGAATGCATGACATAAATACTAAAGTTTGCTAATGATGCTAAATTCATTTTTAAATCATCTTAGCATCTATAAAATGGTGCTAAAGGATAAAATAGTAGTTGCTAAGAGAAAAAGGATGTTAGATAACTACCCTTGACACCCTACTCAAGGGGTAGCAGATAACTTAGCAATCATATTATACAACTAGCAGTCATGACGTGACCTAACTCAAGGGGTAATATCCGTTACCCTTGAGCTTATTCAGCCAATGGCCAGTGCAGTTCTGCAGCTAGCAGCCATGGTGGGATCCGGTCACGTTTTGTACTCAGAACTTAGCAAGCTAGTGCCCAGTATCGCTTATTCAGCCAATGGCCAATGCTATTCTGCAGCTAGCAGCCATGGTGGGATCCGGTCACGTTTTGTACTCAGAACTTAGCAAGCTAGTGCCCAGTATCTCACACAGGGCTGTTTAGATAGGTTCTGGTTTTGGAGGTTCTGACTAGTTGAAAAAGTTGCTGTGGTTGTTGAATTTTGATCATTGCTTTTTATAATAAGTTTTTAGTTTCTTAGTACAACAAAAGACAGAAAAACCAGTCAGAACATACTtctcaacttttagtttatttcaacCACAATTGCTTTTTCAATCAGCTAAAAACCCACGAAACCCTAACCAGAAATCAAACTTTTGATAGCTTCTCGCTTTTTTTatccaaaagctgaaaaaaaaatactatccaAACAGGACAGTCACATCAGTTATCACTTTGTAATAGTTATGCCGGCACACAAGTGGCCACTAGGACGCAAAGTGACGAGTAAGATAAGGGTTGCATGCATGGACCCAGCTGCATCCTGCATGCTACCCTTCTGACAGCAGCTAGCGCGCACCACCGATCGGGAACTGGTGCATGATGCACCGTCGCATGTGAACGCATACAAGCATGGAGTACAACACGGCTCCGGAAACCAATAGCCCTCCCGTGACCTTACCCGCCAAGCCTGCGCCGATCTCACGAATGCATGGATCCGAGTCGTAATCTACGACCCAAACCGTCCATTGGTGCCTAGGGATTCCGATAAACACATAGCTGTATACGGATTAGTTTTAGCGGTTATCCGTGGCAAACCTCCAAATGACATCGCTGTCACCCATGATCCGCAGCGCCTGGCTGATCAGGTCCAGCCAGCCCACGGGTTGACACTGGCCGGCCGGCCATTTCTGcccgtgcgtgcatgcatgcatgtgttatCCGGTCACGGCTTCTTGTCCCATGCGGCCCGTTTCCCAAAGAGCAGCATCGTGCCATTGATTTCTACTCCATCTTGTTTTGTCCTGCTGATTCTTGCCACACCTTGGTTAGTGGAGTAGCAGCGATCGACATCTTTATATGACGCCAAGCCGTGAAGCGATGCTTCCACCAGAGGGAGACTCACACTTGGAGCAGCCACAGCGGGTGCTTGGCTCGGCTTTGGTTGCTCGTGAGTGAGAGGGTGAGTGACCAATGGCGTCCAGGGCGTCCCTCTTCTTTGCCCTCAGCCTCCTGCTCTTTGCGGTGACCAGTGCCTGCCCTTACTGTGGCCCGGGCAACCATGGCCACGGCGGCAGTGGGGGTAGCGGGAGTCACGGCGGCAGCGGGGGCGGTGGGAGTGGCGGCTACGGCGGTGGGGACAATGGTGGCTAcggcggtggcagcggcggtggtggcagcggcggcgggatCGGTAGCGGTAATGGAGGCGGGATTGGTGGCGGCAACGGTGGGACGACAGGGTGGTACGGTCGGTGCCCGACAGACGCGCTGAAGCTGGGCGTGTGCGCGAACGTGCTGGACTTGATCAAGGCGAAGGCCGGCGTGCCAGTGAACGAGCCGTGTTGCCCGCTACTGAACGGGCTCGTGGAGCTGGACGCCGCCGTGTGCCTCTGCACGGCCATCAAGGCCAACGTGCTGGGGCTAAACCTCAACAtccccatccacctcagcctcGTCCTCAACTTCTGCGGCAAGGGGGTCCCCACGGGTTTCAAGTGCGCGTAATCATGCATAGTTTCCTAGTGCGTCGTTAGTACGTGACGAATTTGTGCATGCATCGGGGGGTTAATAATAAGCTAATCATGTTGTCATCAGTGTTAAGTTGTCCATGCGTTGTTTCAGTTAGCATGGAGTTGTCGGTTGTAGCCTCTAGTCATCTTTGCATTTGGGTTGgtgtccaagctcaagtttggaCTACTTGTACTTGCTAATTTTCCTATTTTAATTCACATTCTCCGATTTGAATTACGAATGGCTAGACCTCTCCTTTATCTACCTTCGGTTTGGTTCTACTCGATCGCGTGTATTGTCGTGTCTTGATCCGGAAACACAAGCACATGCTCCCTGTAAGGCTATAACTCCAGTAGCACAAGGCTGTCACTATCGATACTGGAGGCAATGGTGGATCGAAGGCTAGACTGGATTGAGCAGGAAATGAAGAGCTGCGCGGGAACCCATCGATGGGCCAATGGAGTAGTACTCAGGTGTCGTGGCCCAACACGCGTTATGCAACTGCGGTGTGGGCCAAGTGACGGATTGGTGATGAGGAGAGGGTTAAGAAGGGTGTAGCGTGGGTGTGAGAGGCATGGAGAATGAAAACACTACTCTGAACATCTCTGAAACCTCTCATGGCAAAATGAACTCCGTCTTCCTCAGCCCCTTTCTTTTTTCATGATTTCCCAAATCCCTACTACTATTGAGTTTATGAGCATGATTGATCGGGATCGTGACAAATGCACTACCTCTGGCATCGGATCTCGCTCTGTCCCTGTTCATTGGTCATGCAAATTATTCGGTGGCCAAGTTCATGTTCATTGGTCCTGTTGATGGCCGCTGAGCTCCTCCTGCTCTTGGCGGCTGCTCGCGAGCCGTCGCTCGGCACCTAGGCGGTGCCCCTCGTGATGAACATAATGCCATAAGCTTTTTTTTAAGAAGGGGTGACTTCTAATAGTTTGAGTGTATCGCAGACATATTACAAAACATGAacctagaagaaaaaaaataaaggtcATATTGTCGACACCCCAAGATTCATCTCCAATCCAACGTCGTTGGACATGGTCAAAGGAATCGGAACCAAAATCCACACCAATGAGGAGGGGCCATTAAAGGCGATTAGATTTTTAGCAGCCACCAAGAGTAACATCCCACAACCAAAATGAATTGAGAACGATGAACGCTTAACCTCACTGGCTAGAAAGAAACCCGACGCCATCGAGCACGCCAATGGCTCAGAAGAGAGAACAAGTGCCTCTAACAAGCATGTCACCGTACTTGAAGCTCGCATCCCTTCCTAGAGATGCAGCACACACCAAAGCTCACGCAACAAAATCCAAAGACTACTAGCCTATCGATGGATTTGACTCAGAGAAAGCCAAACCTCCACATGATAATGGCAGGGAAGACATCACAGATGATGCCACCACCACTGCCGATCTCCTGAAGGGAGAAAAACTCCTTCACATTGACACAATAAACTGATGCCATCGATGAACTAAACTAGATAATAAACCTAGAaaaaaaaccaagaaaatataCGCTACGAAGAGGAAATACTACTAAGCACCAAGGGGGCCGggccaccctcctcctccgacaTCGGAAGGACATTGAAGATGAGGGGGCCGGCTAAATCAGCGGCGACGAGCTTGTTCCGACCTTGAGTCTCTGTTTTCATCGCCTCTTGAACGCTCGCGGGAGAGGATAAGATCGTTAGAAGGCCAGAAGCTATGCGTATGGGCGACCGTGCTAGGCCTGGGCTCGGCCAAGGGAAAGGTGGGCAGTACATCTATATCAGGGTTGCATCTGTTATTTGATTTGAGACACATCTTCTTCAGGCCGTGAGTAACTATGGGTTGGTTAGATATTGGTATTGTAATTCAGTTACCAATAGATAGGACCTTTCCTTGTTGGAATTGATATTGGCTCTATCTCTATGAGCACCCTAATGAATCCCAACTGGATGGAATGAGAGAAATGGGGGAGCCCCACTTCCCCATGCACCCTAATCAGAGGTGCAACCAACCACATCTTACTTGCGATCCCAACCTGTACAACGCCTATAAAACAGAACCGGAGGCCTGGCGCTAAGTCGCCTAATGTTTTCACATAAGCCTTAGCCACCCTCTAAAATCCTAACCGATCCTTGAGGGCGTTGCCAACGGGGTGAAGACTATCGTCGCATCGGGATTGACTCCGTCAAGTTCTCCCTCACACCAGCCACATCTGCATGGACCTCCTCCTCATGGCTGCACTGCATCAACACACTGTGTCAACTCTTCTCTGTCGATGGTGCCGCCAGCTCCCTTCTCATGGCGCCCCACCGCACCATCGCCGCACTTCGCCTCTTTCTCTTTTCCCGTTGTTTTCAAAGGGGAGCTACGTGGAATTAGGCTAGGGTTAAGGTTACACGGGGCCACACATGATTTGTGTCTCAGTGATATTACTGGTGGACTGTTAGATCAAGATGAATGTGTGGGATTCATCGGGCGTGTGTTGTTGGGTCGAGTGTAAGGTTTGGGCCGGCGTGGGGATTACATAGGTCGTGCTGTCAGCTCTGGGATAGTTTCCGCATATCTGGGCCGCCTGTGGAGTTAAGAGCTAGTGCGAATAGGCCTCACACACGTGATGTTGAGTGGGTCGTGAGAaaataagttgaaatgtgtcttggtttatatgtgatgagtgattgacaaggttgttattttggtttattggttcgtgggattgcataagcatgtatatgtgttaaaattatgatcatgagtaaccaaagttgcagagaaaaatagagCTGGCATTTTTAACTCTAAGTTTGTAGGATCAAGAaggccgactagagggggtgaataggcggttctAAAAATTCTACAAAATATAACCGATTCTAATGCGAAATTAAAAGATCGGTTACAACATATATAAAACCCTAAAAATCTATGTCTCTATAAAGTGATCAATTTTAtatctatgtcaaggtttgcaacatAGGGTGACATATAAGAAATTATAATTCTAGAATGTAAATTGCACAATGTAAATAAGCTTAAGTAAATAAACCACAAATGAGACACCGAATTTTTTACCGTGATCTCGGAGACTTGTCGGTCTCCCCTAATATATGTTTGAGGTGGGTTCAAGCCTTTAAccgctcctctatcaagtatgtAATTCTCACCACGAGAACCATGAGCAACTTTATCTTGAGCTGGATTAATCTAATAAACCACTcactacctcgattccactagagttgtACTTTACTACTCTGGCAAGGCGTGCACAAAGTCTCTCACAATCACATCAGACCTTCTCACTAGCTTTTTTGAGAAGATCACTGGATCACAACGCCACCACGCCATCTAGGTGTTGTtaaacaccaagagtaacaagccaagacGATCACAACTCTCACTAAGTGCCTAAAGTTCAATCACTAATTCAAATACACTTGATTCTTGcctcacaaccctctctatGTGCAACACAAGCACAAATATATGGGGAGGACTTTACTTAGCTCAAGGTTGCTCAATGGGTGTAGGAGAGTCACTCCAACCCGCTAGACATGAGGTATATATAGGCCATAATATGAAATATAGTTGTTGTCCAAAGTCTGACTTCTCTACGCATCTGGCAGTCAAACTGCAGTAGAACTGGCGATTAGGCTGCCACTAGACCAACGGCTCTAAAACTAGTCGTTGTAGCATTTTCAGGCCCCCGGCGATCAAACTGGCCATcttagcggtcagaccgtcagcTTGTAACAGAATATCAAAACTCTCTGTTTCCTAGCAGTCAAACTGGCAACACCTGACGGTCAGACTAGCCACcttagcggtcagaccaccacccGTTCTAGAGAGATGCAAGCTCTATTTGTCAAACCGGTCATCTTGGCGATCAGACCACCATGGCCAAAGTTCTTGGCGATCAGACCGTCACTCCCTGACCAGCACATTTGACACTCAGAGAAAAGGCTATAACTTTCTAACCCGATGTCTGATTTAGTTGATCTTGAACTCTACtaaaagcttatttagagggctacaTATCTCAACTAATtgcttgatctcaaacacattggatcaaacctAAAATATAGTCCAAAGGTCCACTGCAATGAAAACTACATGAAccttaaacttttgcaaaacaaatttgcaacaTAAATGTTCCATGCGACCAAGGGTTAAAGCATTCACTATGACAACttgtaaaatatattacaaacttaGTGACATGCCACACAGAGTAGGAACATGAACTTGAGCAATTTGCAAAATCCATTTGCAAACTATAGCATCATACCAAAGAGAGTATGCGCATGTAAGATTTAGCTTATCAACACATGGttaaaactcaagcaatcgtctagacccctcttaatagtatggcaTTTGTCCTATCAATCTGGACACTTCTCTTCTCAAATCACTATTGACCAGTAAAAGATAATGtcctatattttatacctttgccttgagctagccatccagttggacttgacaaacacatcatccgagtccTGATGTTTCttctaggcttgtcatcaagttttcacttgagcttgatgacaATGTTCATCCTTACTTCCCATCTTgatcctctcttgatcttcgGGATCCTTGATGAAATTCACTTATTGCTTCCCATGCACAGAGCATGGAAAACTTTTCTTTTCATATCATCTCATACAGTTCACCACCGAGGTATGAATCGCAAGCAACAAGCACATAAGTTGTCTACTAAGCTTGTCTTAATCTTGTTCTTCCAACTacacattgaatatctcaattcaatatttgtcTTCATATGGAATTTAACCCTAACttctctcaagcacatagcatatgggttagtccataaaactcatttgatagtttcatacctttagttacttgatctccacaagtaactttggGCTTCACGCTTATTATCGATATTCTTAAGACCATCTTCAAACTTCGAGGTCTATTCCTCTCTAGTTTCTTCTtaatcacatgagcatcacttagagctcaatgatctcgatgcatatcttttgatattatagcattcctcaatgaatccatgctttaTCACTTAGGCATCTCCTATGGAAcatcctactaacaattctcaacacaattattagtccataggtattgtcattcaTTACCAAAATAacacttaggggctagatgtacttttagagttaaaaaaattgtacacgccggatgatcaaACGCTGAAAAATTTGAAAGTGCTAGATGGTCTTACGCTCAGGAAGTTTTCACGCCGTTGCATTTCAAGCCAAAGGCAAAAAATTGAAGTGTATACTGGACAGTTTGGCGATGGAGCGAAGTGAACGTCGGAGCTTtgcttgcagagaggttgcaaactggtTCTGGTAGACTTATGCTCACCAAATGGTTCGGCGCTCAAAGGGATGAACGTCAGATGCTTCGCCATatcatttcttgtagagaggtcgCAAGATGGCTGGTTCAAAGAAGATGTACATgatggatggtctggtgctcgaAGGAGTGAACATCGGATGCTACGcgggagcaattcttgcagagaggatgctAAATGGCTAGGGCTGATGGattgaacacgccggatggtccgacgcttaGGAGGAGTGTTCTCCGGAATATCTGGCATTCACATTTTCTATGTGATGTCTATTTTAATAGAGATTTTTATTTCTACTAACTAGAGAAGGAATTTGAGATATTTCtttgcttgtcttgtgttgtgcaAGTGATAAACGCAACTTGGTGGCTGGcggtgggatgatcagggctaagcaaggtgcttggtgccaaacAATCGAGGAGATCAGGCGAAGTCAAGAGTGACCCTAGCTATGCACGTGGAAGTCAAGCAAAGAGtgtgaaggtggatgaagatgatgtgttaacaaagttaagcgaaggggatgccggtgcaagtgacaaggtggcctagGGGATCGGAAATGGGAGTGACTTGCTGGCAATCAAGATCACAATACAGAGTACACACATTGACATcggagtgcttgcttaaggtgtaagaaaGTAGTGGTGagttacgctttgagaagtgtgcaagacggttttgcggtttggtctcaaaactgtgaacaga
Coding sequences:
- the LOC133902888 gene encoding lipid transfer protein EARLI 1-like, with the protein product MASRASLFFALSLLLFAVTSACPYCGPGNHGHGGSGGSGSHGGSGGGGSGGYGGGDNGGYGGGSGGGGSGGGIGSGNGGGIGGGNGGTTGWYGRCPTDALKLGVCANVLDLIKAKAGVPVNEPCCPLLNGLVELDAAVCLCTAIKANVLGLNLNIPIHLSLVLNFCGKGVPTGFKCA